The DNA region AACCAACAATAGCGTGATAATAATGCCCTTATCTGAAAATATCACTATTCCCAAAAATGCTACAGGGGTAAAATTTGAAGTGCAGTGGGATCTTGACGGGATTGTTGAAGTGTATGATCACGGTACACCCAATGATACATCAGATGACATTGTGGTGCTTGCCAGGAATTTTTGGGAACGTTTCAGTTTAAAACCGACTATTGATTATGATGCTCCTCCCTCCAGTGTTGTAGATTCTCCGTTTTTAGGGATTTGGGTCTGCGCTGATGGCGGAAATTATAATGGGGCTGTTGTTACCATGACGGATAATACGTGGACAATGTCTTTGGGAGGACTATTAGTGACCGGAATGTACAGGTATGGCCCAAAGACCCAAACAATACGCGGATATGCTGATAATAGCGATGATTATGATTTTACAGCCACATATGATCCGGTAGCCGAAACGATAAGCATAAAAGGGGCTGCTACGTTTACACGACAACGATAATTTATTTATAGAGAAAAGCCCGGCACCTAAGCCGGGCTTTTTAGCTCCCTTTAGTTTTCTAATTTCTTACAATACAACAAATTAAATTACTGCGGCCAAGAAGACTTGAACTTCCATTCCTCTCGGAACCAGCACCTCAAGCTGGCGTGTCTACCAGTTCCACCATGGCCGCGTTTAAGCAAAAACAGGGTAGCTTTTTTCAGGAGTTGTTGTCAACAAGGGGCCGCTCACGGGGCGTTCAAGGTTCACATAAAATGGTATATTCGCTATACTTTTAATATCCGAAATAACGAAGGAATTTCCATGTTGTCCCTTGACAAACCCTATCAAATAGGGTTATGCTATGTGTATGGTTTTTAGGGGGAAAGCGTCTGAACCGGATGTTTGTTTACGCTAAAAAGTTTGATCGGGAATGGAACGCCCTAGGCCTGACCGCCGAGGATCTGCGCAAGCTGGAAGACGCGCTCTTGGAACATCCTACCTTGGGCAGAATGATGGAGGGAACCGGAGGCCTGCGTAAAGTCCGCTGGAATTTAGAGGGCGGTGGAAAAAGCGGTGGAGTTCGGGTTCTCTATATTGACATGCCCACCGCGCAAATCATCTGCATGATCGATCTGTTCCCAAAAAACGAGAAAGACAATTTGACCAAAGACGAAAAAAACAAGATCAAAAAAGTAGTGAAACTGATTGTGGAGGAATTGGGAAATGAGCAAACAATTTGAAAGCATTATGGAAGGCCTTAATGACTTGCTGGATTACGCCCAGGGAGATAAAACCAAGGCGCGGGTTCGGGTGGCCGAGGCGCCGGATATCACAATTGCACCCCTCCATGTCTATGACCGGGAGGCTATCAGGCAGATCCGATTGCGGAGCAACTTAACCTTGAAGTCTTTTGCGATCTGCATGGGGGTTAGCCAAAAAACCGTGGAAAGCTGGGAAAGCGGTGTCAACGCCCCCTCCGGCGCTTCCTGTCGCCTTTTACAAATCCTGGAAAAAAGCCCCAATGCCCTTCGAGAACTGGAAATAATCAGCGTGGCGGGTTGACATCGCAGCCCAAGGGGTAAGCGATACGTAAACAATTAAGCGAGAGCGTCCAGCCTCAGAATCTCTTGTGGATCACCCGCCGTATGGGTTGTCGCAGAAAATGCAACCCTAAGATATATGCCTATTTGGCCTTGAGCCACTCGTTTTCGGATAAAGATGATAAAATTTTGCGGCCAAGAAGACTTGAACTTCCATTCCTCTCGGAACCAGCACCTCAAGCTGGCGTGTCTACCAGTTCCACCGGGCGCATTTTAGCAAAGATAGGGTAGCCTTTTTCTGACGTGTTCGTCAACAGGAGACTGGTGTTGCACAATGGTCAAAGGCATATTCTGCTATCGGCAAAACTTGCAAAGGACTATGGGAAGGGCTTTAATGTAACCAATTTAGGCTGTATGAAGCAGTTCCATCTGCTTTTCCCGAATATTGGCGCACTGCGTCAAGAATTGACCGGATGGTATATAAGTTGTATGGTTTAACGGAGAGAAAGAAATGAGAGTTTATCTTGATAATTGTTGTTTTAATCGCCCCTTTGACGACCAAGCATCTTTAGTTGTGCAGTTTGAGACTGACGCAAAATTGCGAATTCAGGAACTCATTAAGCAAAAAGAGCTTGAGCTTGTCTGGTCATTCGTATTGGATTACGAAAATGAGGCAAATCCTTTTAAAGAGGTAAGAAATAAAATTGCCGAATGGGAAGGCCTTTCAACGATTAACTGTGATTATTATGATAGTATCGCTCGAAAAGCTCGTGAATTGGCTTTACTGGGATTGCGTCAGATGGATGCATCCCACATTGCCTGTGCCATTTTTACCAAAGCAGATGTTTTTATTACTACCGATAAAAAAATATTGAATAAATCAGTTAAAGAAATTGAAGTTCTTAATCCTATAGATTTTATAAGGAGATATTTTCATGACTAATGCAACTGTATTAAAGACGGAAGGGTTTCAAATCCTTTCTGAAAAGCTTGGTATTTTAGAGGCTGAACATTTTATAGCGTTAATTAAACGCGAACCTTTTGATTATACCCAATGGCGTGAAGGTTTATATAAAGACGTTCCGCTGGACGAATATTTAACCGCAGCGGATAATTTTAGAAAAAGCAAGGCCAAATGACCAAATTCACCGAACATTCCCTGGAACTTGCCATATAAACAGGATTGATTAAGTCCCTTGACCCGGCTTTACAAGCCCTAAGATATATGCCTATTTGGCCTTGAGCCACTCGTTTTCGGATAAAGATGATAAAATTTTGCGGCCAAGAAGACTTGAACTTCCATTCCTCTCGGAACCAGCACCTCAAGCTGGCGTGTCTACCAGTTCCACCATGGCCGCGTTTAAGCAAAGATAGGGTAGCCCTTTTCCGGCGTGTTCGTCAAGGGGGGCTCTGGCTTGGCTGTTCACATAAAAGGGTATATTCGCTATACTTTATACCGAAAATGACTATAGTATCTCTTTAAGGAATAAGGTAACCGGAGTGGGAAGAATTTTAGGCCGGGTTTTTATATTGTTGCTGCTCATCGCTATTCTGGCCGGGGGCGGCCTGGTGTGGTTTGATTACCTCAATGTTATCGACGCTAAGGCGGTGCTGGCCCCGGTGTACCGGCTTATCGGGCTGAGCCCCCGTTCCCAGGAGCCGGCCGGGGAGGGGGAATTTATTTCTCTGGATGCGGAGCGCCTGGCGGTGCGGCTGGAAGCCCTGGAACTGCGGAATATGGAAATGGAGAAACAGGAGCAGGAAATCACTTCCCGGCAGGGCGAAATCGAACAAATGGCCCAGGAACTGGAAGAACGGCAAAAAGCGCTGGATGAACGGGAGAATTCCTTTAATGCGATGGTCGAAGACGCCGAAATTAGATCCAGGAACGTGGAGCAGAATGCGCGGTATCTGAACGGTATGCCTCCGGACCAGGCGGTGCGGATTATTATCGCGATGAGCGATCAGGATGCTATCGACGTACTCCGGAAGACCGAAGAGATTGCCCAGGCTGAGGGGACTTCTTCCATCGTATCCTACTGGATGTCCCTGATGCCCCCTGAACGGGCGGCGGAGCTCCAGCGGAAGATGGCCGGGAGGCCCTCCCTCAGAGAATAGACAGTCCCCCGGTCTCCGGTACTAGGTTTCGCGTCTTTTGGCGCATACTAGGAGGTCGGGCGGTGCTGGCAGTAAGCAGTGAAGTATCCCCCCAAACAAATTCCGTAGAGGCCCCTGAAAAAGGACCGGTTAAACACGCTAAAGGCGCCAAAAAAGACGCCCTGAGCGGTTTTTCCAAGATCCTGGCGGGGCTGTTGCGGAAAACTAAGGCCGGCGGCGAAAATGCCGCCGAATCAGCCGCGGAAGCTCTTGTCTCCCTGGAAAATGCCTCTGAAGCGGTCAAGGATGCCGCCGAAAAAGAGGCGAAATTTCCGGGAACCGGGGACAAGATCTCCGCGGGTAGCAAAAAACCCACAAACAAGGACGGCCTTTCCTTACTTACCCTTAGTTCCGAAGAAGGGGATGACACCCTTTCTCCGGCTGAACGGGTTCGGAAGGCGATGGCCGCTAAACAAGAAGAGGATGGGGTGGATACGGATGTCCCCCTGTTCGCAGGAGTTGCCCTGGATACTGATCCCGGGCAGGTACGCATTGATGAGCTGTTCCGGGAGGGGCTCAGCCCCGGGGATGAACAGGAGGGGGAGGAACTTTTCCTCAGCTCGGTCTCCGAAGGCCGGCTCAAGGCTAAGGCAAGCGCGGAAGAGCTTCTTTCCCGCTCTGATGCCCAGTCTGATGCCGCTTTAAACCCCGAAAAGGCCCTCAGGCTTTCCCAGGGGCAGAGGCAAAACCCGGAAACAACGGAAAAAAAGGCCACTGCGGCGGAAACCAGGAACAGCAGGAAGAACCGGGAACGGGTTTCCCTGGAAGTCCAGGATCAGAGGACCGGGCAAAACGGCCCGGCCCCTTTACCGGGACAGGAACTGAAGCCGTTTGGGGAAACCGGGCCGGAACGAGTGTCAGAACTGACGGTGGACCTTAAAAACGGGGGCAGAAACCGGGAGTTTCCGGAAGCGGGGCATGAAAAGACCGCGGGCCAGGCCTTTGAGGATATTCTGGCCCGGGAACTCCACCAGAACCTTAACGGGGACATAGTCCGCCAGGCATCGATCATGGTTAAGGATGGCGGGGAGGGGACTATAAAGCTGTCCCTGAAGCCTGAATCCTTAGGAATGGTAAAGATACGCCTTGAAATGGTCGAGAACAAGATAACGGGTCATATCATCGTTGAAAGCAACGAGGCACTCCGGGCCTTTGAGCGGGAAATGCACTCCCTGGAGCAGGCGTTTCGGGATTCCGGCTTTGAGGGGGCCAGCCTTGATATGGCCCTTGCCCAGGATGGGGGCCGGAACAGCGGACAGGGACGGTGGAACGGTGAGCCGGAACGGCCCCTGTTTTCGCCCCAGCTTGTTTCTTCCAGCTACGATTCTTCGGTGGAAAGCACCCTGGTTTCAGGCGGGGAGTTTTTCAATGCTGCGGGAGGCCCGGGTATGATCCGGGTCAATGTGTTGGTGTAAGACTAGTGTTTTTAGGAGATAGAGATGACGCTTGAAGCGGTTCTTAGTTCACAGGAAAAGGCAGTCCTAAACAGGGAAGTAGACTCCTTCAATAAAACGATACAGCAGGGCAGGATGCCCAGCCAGAGCCTGGGGAAGGATGATTTTTTGAAGATCCTCATTACCCAGTTAAGCCACCAGGACCCCACGGCTCCCATGGAAGACAAGGAATTCATCGGACAGATGGCCCAGTTCTCCACCCTGGAGCAGATGACCGGCATGGCCAGCGATTTCAGCCGTTTAGCGGACCTGCTCACCGGCGGGGAAGCTACCTCCGCCTTGGGGCGTTCGGTGGAAATTGTCGAAGGGGACCGGGTTGTCCAGGGGACGGTCCGGGCGGTTTCCCGGGGGGCAAGCCCCGAAGTACTGGTCAACGGGTCCTACTATCAGTGGGATCAAGTCACCAGGGTTTTTGAGGAATAAGGAGTATACAACTATGATGCGATCATTATTTTCCGGGGTTTCCGGACTTCAGAATCATCAGACCAGAATGGATGTGGTGGGTAATAACATTTCCAATGTTAACACCACGGGGTTCAAGAAGAACCGGGTCAATTTTCAGGATATGATTTACCAGCAGCTTTCCGGGGCAGCCAAGCCCACGGATGATTTAGGGGGGGTAAACCCCAAAGAAGTCGGCCTGGGCATGTCCATTGCCTCCATCGACACTATCCATACCCAGGGGTCCCTCCAGACCACCGGGGTGGGCACCGACCTGGCGATCCAGGGCAACGGCTTTTTTGTCCTGAAACAGGGCGAAAAGTCCTACTTCACCCGGGCCGGGGCCTTTAGCCTTGACTCCGAAGGCCTCATGGTGAACCCCGCCAACGGTATGCGGGTCCAGGGCTGGATGGCCCGTACCATGGGGGGCGAACAGGTGCTAGACGTTTCCCGGGATACCGAGGACCTGGTCATCCCCGTGGGTGGCAAAGACGCGGCCCGGGCCACCACCCAGGTCAACTTTGCCTGTAACCTGGACAAGCGGACCCCCACGATTCCCAACTTTGACCCTACGCCGGGGGATATAGCCCGGGGCACCTGGGGCACGGAAATGGAGATCTTCGACAGCTTCGGGATCGAGCACATACTCCGGGTGGAATTTACCCGGAACTGGGGAACCAATGCGGACGGTCAGCCAGCTCTGGAACTCAACAACCGGTGGACCGCCACAGTGACCGTGGACCCGGAAAATGAGGCGCCCACCAATACCGAGGTGGGCATGGCAGGGGGGGCGCCTCCGGCTGGGGGAAACATCTTTACCGTGATTTTCAACAATAACGGTACCCTCCAGGCGGTGGAAGATTTGAACGGCGCCTTGTCCAACGGTGAAGGGTCGGTGATCATGAACGTGGCCTTCGATGTGCAGAGCGCTGCCCCCCAGGAAGGGGGAATCCCGGTACGCCAGCAGTTCACCCTGAACCTGGGGACCGTGAACGGCCTGGTGAACAGCATCACCCAATACGCCGAGCAGAGTTCCACAAAAGCTATCATCCAAGACGGCTACACCATGGGTTACCTGGATAACTTCAAGATCGACAACAGCGGGGTTATCACCGGGGTCTACTCCAACGGCACCACCCGTACCCTGGGGCAGGTTGCCCTGGCCAGCTTCTCTAATCAAGGGGGCCTGGAAAAAGGTGGGGACAATATCTTCGTGAGGAGCAACAACTCGGGGTACGCCAATGTGGGCCCCTCGGGCATAGCCGGGAAGGGCAAGATCATCGCCGGTACCCTGGAAATGTCCAACGTGGACCTTTCGGAACAGTTTGTGGACATGATAGTCACCCAGCGCGGGTTCCAGGCAAACTCCCGGACCATACAGACAGCGGACCAGCTTTTGCAGGAAATTTTGAGCCTGAAGCGTTAGACTGATTTCCCCCGCTAAAGCGGGGAAAATCAGTTAAGGAGTTTTTGCTTTGCAAAAACTCCCCATACTTATGGTGACTAAAAAGGTGCCTGGCACCTTTTTAGTCACCGGGAACGGACCCAGGAGGGTACATGATACAGGTAACCCGGTTAAACGGTTTGGAATATTACATAAATCCCCATCAGATTGAGTCCATTGAGACCCGGCCGGATACCACTTTTCTGATGCTTTCCGGCAAGGTTGTGATTGTCAAAGAAAATGTAACAGAAGTTATTGACAAGATTGTGGAGTACCGCCGGCGTATCGGCGGCTTTAAGAACGAGGAGTAGTTTACATGGATATATCAACCCTAATCGGAGTAGCAGGTTGTTTTGCGATGGTCGGCCTGGGGGTCATCTCCGGGGGAACAAGCCTTGGGACCTTCGTGGATATTCCTTCGGTCTTAATCGTTGTGCTGGGTTCCTATTTTGGCCTCTTTACCTTCAGCAGTATTCCTGACGCGGTGGGTATCTTTACTACCATAGGTTTGACCTTTAGAGCTTCCAACTACAATGAGAAGAGCCTGATCCAGCAGCTTATGGCCATGTCGGAGAAGGCCCGCCGTGAGGGGCTCCTGGCCCTGGAAGAGATGCTGGACGATATAGAAAGCGATTTTATCAAGAAGGGGCTGCGCCTGGTGGTGGACGGTACGGACGCCGAAATTGTGCGAACCCTGATGGAAACCGAGATGGGCCAGATGCAGGAACGGCATGTGTCGAAAATCCAGGTCGTCAATATGTGGGGCACCCTGGCCCCGGGACTTGGGATGTTGGGCACCGTTAT from Treponema primitia ZAS-2 includes:
- a CDS encoding flagellar FlbD family protein, giving the protein MIQVTRLNGLEYYINPHQIESIETRPDTTFLMLSGKVVIVKENVTEVIDKIVEYRRRIGGFKNEE
- a CDS encoding helix-turn-helix domain-containing protein; translated protein: MSKQFESIMEGLNDLLDYAQGDKTKARVRVAEAPDITIAPLHVYDREAIRQIRLRSNLTLKSFAICMGVSQKTVESWESGVNAPSGASCRLLQILEKSPNALRELEIISVAG
- a CDS encoding motility protein A; this encodes MDISTLIGVAGCFAMVGLGVISGGTSLGTFVDIPSVLIVVLGSYFGLFTFSSIPDAVGIFTTIGLTFRASNYNEKSLIQQLMAMSEKARREGLLALEEMLDDIESDFIKKGLRLVVDGTDAEIVRTLMETEMGQMQERHVSKIQVVNMWGTLAPGLGMLGTVIGLIGMLKNLEDKSALGPNMAVALITTLYGSMVANLLMIPWAGKLKISDAKESKVMEMAIEGVLSIQAGDNPRILGMKLLSYLTPVERKAMEAEILKD
- a CDS encoding type II toxin-antitoxin system RelE/ParE family toxin codes for the protein MFVYAKKFDREWNALGLTAEDLRKLEDALLEHPTLGRMMEGTGGLRKVRWNLEGGGKSGGVRVLYIDMPTAQIICMIDLFPKNEKDNLTKDEKNKIKKVVKLIVEELGNEQTI
- a CDS encoding flagellar hook-length control protein FliK yields the protein MLAVSSEVSPQTNSVEAPEKGPVKHAKGAKKDALSGFSKILAGLLRKTKAGGENAAESAAEALVSLENASEAVKDAAEKEAKFPGTGDKISAGSKKPTNKDGLSLLTLSSEEGDDTLSPAERVRKAMAAKQEEDGVDTDVPLFAGVALDTDPGQVRIDELFREGLSPGDEQEGEELFLSSVSEGRLKAKASAEELLSRSDAQSDAALNPEKALRLSQGQRQNPETTEKKATAAETRNSRKNRERVSLEVQDQRTGQNGPAPLPGQELKPFGETGPERVSELTVDLKNGGRNREFPEAGHEKTAGQAFEDILARELHQNLNGDIVRQASIMVKDGGEGTIKLSLKPESLGMVKIRLEMVENKITGHIIVESNEALRAFEREMHSLEQAFRDSGFEGASLDMALAQDGGRNSGQGRWNGEPERPLFSPQLVSSSYDSSVESTLVSGGEFFNAAGGPGMIRVNVLV
- the flgE gene encoding flagellar hook protein FlgE translates to MMRSLFSGVSGLQNHQTRMDVVGNNISNVNTTGFKKNRVNFQDMIYQQLSGAAKPTDDLGGVNPKEVGLGMSIASIDTIHTQGSLQTTGVGTDLAIQGNGFFVLKQGEKSYFTRAGAFSLDSEGLMVNPANGMRVQGWMARTMGGEQVLDVSRDTEDLVIPVGGKDAARATTQVNFACNLDKRTPTIPNFDPTPGDIARGTWGTEMEIFDSFGIEHILRVEFTRNWGTNADGQPALELNNRWTATVTVDPENEAPTNTEVGMAGGAPPAGGNIFTVIFNNNGTLQAVEDLNGALSNGEGSVIMNVAFDVQSAAPQEGGIPVRQQFTLNLGTVNGLVNSITQYAEQSSTKAIIQDGYTMGYLDNFKIDNSGVITGVYSNGTTRTLGQVALASFSNQGGLEKGGDNIFVRSNNSGYANVGPSGIAGKGKIIAGTLEMSNVDLSEQFVDMIVTQRGFQANSRTIQTADQLLQEILSLKR
- a CDS encoding periplasmic-type flagellar collar protein FlbB; this translates as MGRILGRVFILLLLIAILAGGGLVWFDYLNVIDAKAVLAPVYRLIGLSPRSQEPAGEGEFISLDAERLAVRLEALELRNMEMEKQEQEITSRQGEIEQMAQELEERQKALDERENSFNAMVEDAEIRSRNVEQNARYLNGMPPDQAVRIIIAMSDQDAIDVLRKTEEIAQAEGTSSIVSYWMSLMPPERAAELQRKMAGRPSLRE
- the flgD gene encoding flagellar hook assembly protein FlgD, whose amino-acid sequence is MTLEAVLSSQEKAVLNREVDSFNKTIQQGRMPSQSLGKDDFLKILITQLSHQDPTAPMEDKEFIGQMAQFSTLEQMTGMASDFSRLADLLTGGEATSALGRSVEIVEGDRVVQGTVRAVSRGASPEVLVNGSYYQWDQVTRVFEE